The following proteins are encoded in a genomic region of Colletotrichum higginsianum IMI 349063 chromosome 9, whole genome shotgun sequence:
- a CDS encoding Cytochrome p450 has protein sequence MASGYLLAIYFLVVAFAGLQLKHKITAFKSPLSKVPGPWYAPLTTLHLQYLFSTGTIWKLVERSHAKYGSIVRLGPRQVWISDKEAMKEILVKTDLPKVAMYAEISRDKFSPGLFGEIRPEPHKRLKRFLSPAFTVNYIDNLETFFKTTVRDVLNKYQTQINEDPVYYAKEGFEVDLMDDLHNVALDIMGESSFGKGFGQTNPNSMIEDGVDERIWKSIPRSIFDGLSKRYQTVYVKKFFRSFGIDIKFDWPAEMITAIDAVVQRRKRTSEVERRDLLQHLIEEGKKPDTGTTMSARDIVDQMAEVLLAGSETTSGTIGCLFLELARNPDVRAKLLATLPSKGFADEIVTSKSVRSEAQYEYLEACIKENLRLHPIASEMGRRTGNQWVKLCGYDLPPHTVVSASYRDLHRNEDYWPQAERFWPERWLSEDKREGAPAPDFAWAEMRMVAANLLQRFDVLEVPGQEIDFRQYITMQFATGHWKVMLRPRS, from the exons ATGGCCTCAGGTTACCTGCTTGCTATTTACTTCTTGGTTGTTGCTTTTGCCGGGCTTCAACTCAAGCACAAAATCACGGCCTTCAAGTCTCCCCTAAGCAAGGTCCCAGGGCCTTGGTATGCCCCTCTTACGACACTGCACTTGCAATACCTCTTTTCCACCGGCACCATCTGGAAGCTGGTAGAAAGGAGCCATGCCAAGTATGGGTCGATCGTCCGCCTGGGCCCTCGCCAGGTCTGGATTTCGGACAAGGAGGCCATGAAGGAGATCTTGGTGAAGACCGATCTCCCCAAAGTGGCCATGTATGCCGAGATCTCTCGAGACAAGTTTAGCCCGGGCTTGTTCGGTGAAAT TCGACCGGAGCCGCACAAGCGCCTCAAGCGCTTTTTGTCCCCCGCCTTCACCGTCAACTacatcgacaacctcgagACTTTCTTCAAGACCACCGTCCGCGATGTGCTCAACAAATACCAAACGCAGATCAACGAGGACCCCGTGTACTACGCGAAGGAGGGCTTCGAGGTCGATCTGATGGACGACCTTCACAATGTTGCTCTGGACAT TATGGGAGAGAGTTCCTTCGGGAAGGGGTTTGGACAGACGAACCCAAACAGCATgatcgaggacggcgtggACGAGCGAATCTGGAAGTCCATCCCCCGCTCCATCTTCGACGGTCTCAGCAAGCGTTACCAG ACGGTGTACGTCAAAAAGTTCTTCCGGTCGTtcggcatcgacatcaaATTCGATTGGCCGGCAGAGATGATCAcggccatcgacgccgtcgtccagcgCCGCAAACGCACCTCGGAGGTCGAGCGCCGCGACCTCCTCCAGCACCTCATCGAGGAGGGTAAGAAGCCCGACACCGGCACCACCATGTCGGCccgcgacatcgtcgaccaGATGGCCGAAGTGCTCCTCGCCGGCTCCGAGACCACGTCCGGCACCATCGGctgcctcttcctcgagcTCGCTCGCAACCCGGACGTCCGCGCCAAGCTCCTGGCCACGCTGCCCTCCAAAggcttcgccgacgagatcgtGACGAGCAAGTCGGTCCGCAGCGAGGCCCAGTACGAGTACCTCGAGGCCTGCATCAAGGAGAACCTCCGCCTGCACCCGATCGCCTCGGAGATGGGCCGCAGGACGGGGAACCAATGGGTCAAGCTGTGCGGCTACGACCTGCCCCCCCACAccgtcgtctcggcctcgtaCCGCGACCTGCACCGCAACGAGGACTACTGGCCCCAGGCCGAGCGGTTCTGGCCCGAGAGATGGCTCTCCGAGGACAAGAGGGAGGGCGCCCCTGCCCCCGA CTTCGCATGGGCTGAGATGAGAATGGTGGCCGCGAACCTGCTTCAGAGGTTCGATGTACTCGAGGTCCCTGGCCAGGAAATCGACTTCCGCCAGTACATCACGATGCAGTTCGCAACCGGGCATTGGAAGGTGATGCTGAGGCCAAGAAGCTAA
- a CDS encoding fatty acid desaturase, giving the protein MATRQRTSTTTVVEKPQKSNEPVFPDIQTIRDAIPAHCFEPSLVTSFYYVFRDLTMVAGLVWAALTYIPAIQDPIFRATAWMAYGFVQGLVCTGVWILGHECGHGAFSKNTKINDCVGWVLHSFLMVPYFSWKFSHHRHHRFTGHMQKDMAFVPATQPKPSRKPLFGSIDLHELFEDTPVTQLINLITHQLFGWQAYLFFNATAGKGSLQREVNGLGRWLGVSHFGPTSAVFRPNEAIFIAISDIGLAITFSALYKAAQVLDVSTVMLLYAVPYFWVHHWLASRALRLVTFANQASAPSVAITYLHHNHPEVPHYNEEGWTFVKGALATVDREFGFIGKHLFHGIIEKHVVHHLFPRIPFYKADEATESIKPLLGDLYHRDDRSFMGQLWSVFGSLKYVEQDPNCKGAMRWAK; this is encoded by the exons ATGGCGACCCGTCAACGTACCTCGACCACCACGGTGGTCGAGAAGCCCCAG AAGAGCAACGAGCCCGTCTTCCCTGACATCCAGACCATCAGGGACGCCATCCCGGCTCACTGCTTCGAGCCCTCGCTCGTGACGTCCTTCTACTATGTCTTCCGCGACCTCACCatggtcgccggcctcgtctggGCCGCCCTCACCTACATCCCCGCCATCCAGGACCCCATCTTCCGCGCCACCGCCTGGATGGCCTACGGCTTCGTCCAGGGCCTCGTCTGCACCGGCGTCTGGATCCTCGGCCACGAGTGCGGCCACGGCGCCTTCTCCAAGAACACAAAGATCAACGACTGCGTCGGCTGGGTCCTCCACTCGTTCCTCATGGTCCCCTACTTCTCCTGGAAGTTCtcccaccaccgccaccaccgctTCACCGGCCACATGCAAAAGGACATGGCCTTCGTCCCCGCCACCCAGCCCAAGCCCTCCCGCAAGCCCCTGTTCGGCAGCATCGACCTCCACGAGCTCTTCGAGGACACCCCCGTCACCCAGCTCATCAACCTCATCACCCACCAGCTCTTCGGCTGGCAGGCCTACCTCTTCTTCAATGCCACCGCCGGCAAGGGTAGCCTGCAGCGCGAGGTCAACGGCCTGGGTCGCTGGCTGGGCGTCAGCCACTTCGGCCCCACCAGTGCCGTCTTCCGCCCCAATGAGgccatcttcatcgccatctcGGACATTGGTCTGGCCATCACCTTCTCCGCTCTGTACAAGGCTGCCCAGGTCCTTGACGTCTCCACCGTCATGCTCCTCTACGCCGTTCCGTACTTCTGGGTCCACCACTGGCTCG CTTCACGTGCTTTACGTCTCGTCACATTTGCTAACCAAGCCTCCGCCCCCTCAGTTGCCATCACCTACCTGCATCACAACCACCCCGAGGTCCCTCACTACAACGAGGAGGGCTGGACCTTCGTCAAGGGTGCCCTTGCCACCGTCGACCGTGAGTTCGGCTTCATTGGCAAGCATCTGTTCCACGGCATCATTGAGAAGCACGTCGTCCACCACCTCTTCCC CCGCATTCCTTTCTACAAGGCCGATGAGGCGACTGAGTCCATCAAGCCTCTTCTCGGCGACCTCTACCACCGTGATGACCGTAGCTTCATGGGCCAGCTCTGGTCCGTCTTTGGCTCCCTCAAGTACGTCGAGCAGGACCCCAACTGCAAGGGTGCTATGAGATGGGCCAAATAG